agggtgcggccaaggggggggggagtccatcctccccaaggcacctcggaggtgccttccccctttaggactcttccctcctcttgtccctttggtgcatgggcctctaggggctggtgcccttggaccatgtaggccaaggcgcaccccctacagcccatgtgccccccggggcaggtggccccacccggtggacccccgggacccttccggtggtcccagcacaataccggtgaccccgaaacttgtcccgatagccgaaatagcacttcctatatataattatttacctccggaccatttcggaactcctcgtgacgtccgggatctcatccgggactccgaacaactttcgggttaccgcatactaatatctctataaccctagcgtcaccgaaccttaagtgtgtagaccctacgggttcgggagacatgcagacatgaccgagatgactctccggtcaataaccaacagcgggatctggatacccatgttggctcccacatgttccacgatgatctcatcggatgaaccatgatgtcaaggacttaatcaatcccgtatacaattccctttgtctatcggtacgacacttgcccgagattcgatcgtcggtatcccgataccttgttcaatctcgttaccggcaagtgtctttactcgttccgtaacacatcatcccgtgatcaactccttgatcacattgtgcacattatgatgatgtcctaccgagtgggcccagagatacctctccgtttacacggagtgacaaatcctagtctcgattcgtgccaacccaacagacactttcggagatacccgtagtgcacctttatagtcacccagttacgttgtgatgtttggcacacccaaagaactcctacggtatccgggagttgcacaatctcatggtctaaggaaatgatacttgacattagaaaagctttagcatacgaactacacgatctagtgctatgcttaggattgggtcttgtccatcacatcattctcctaatgatgtgatcccgttatcaacgacatccaatgtccatggtcaggaaaccgtaaccatctattgatcaacgagctagtcaactagaggcttactagggacatggtgttgtctatgtatccacacatgtatctgagtttcctatcaatacaattctagcatggataataaacgattatcatgaacaaggaaatataataataatcaatttattattgcctctagggcatatttccaacagccgcttcgtccaacaataccgccgaaccaaagtatgacatgctggtaagcagtatgacttatatcgcccacaactcacttgtgttctactcgtgcatataacatcaacacataaaacctaggctcggataccactgttggggaacgtagtaatttcaaaaaatttcctacgcacacgcaagatcatggtgatgcatagcaacgagaggggagagtgtgatctacgtacccttgtagaccgcagcagaagcgttagcacaacgcggttgatgtagtcatacgtcttcacggcccgaccgatcaagcaccgaaactacggcacctccgagttctagcacacgtccagctcgatgacgatccccggactccgatccagcaaagtgtcggggaagagttccgtcagcatgatggcatggtgacgatcttgatgtactaccgtcgcagggcttcgcctaagcaccgctacaatattatcaaggactatggtggaagggggcaccgcacacggttaagaatatgatcacgtggatcaacttgtgtgtctaggggtgccccttgcccccgtatataaaggatcaaagggggggggggtgcggccgaccaggaggagggcgtgccaggaggagtcctactcccaccgggagtaggattcccccctttcctagttggaataggattcgggagggggaaagaggagagagagaaggaaagggggggggggcgcccccctctccttatcctattcggactaggggggaggggcgcgcggcccagccctggccaactctcctctcttccactaaagcccactaaggcccatatacctcccggggggttccggtaacctcccggtactccggtaaaatcccgatttcacccggaacacttccgatatccaaatataggcttccaatatatcaatctttatgtctcgaccatttcgagactcctcgttatgtccgtgatcacatccgggactccgaacaaacttcggtacatcaaaatgcataaactcataatataactgtcatcgaaaccttaagcgtgcggaccctacgggtttgagaacaatgtagacatgaccgagacacgtctccggtcaataaccaatagcggaacctggatgctcatattggctcctacatattctacgaagatcttttatcagtcagaccgcataacaacatacattgttccctttgtcatcggtatgttacttgcccgagattcgatcgtcggtatctcaatacctagttcaatctcgttaccggcaagtctctttactcattccgtaatacatcatctcacaactaactcattagttgcaatgcttgcaaggcttatgtgatgtgcattaccgagagggcctagagatacctctccgacaatcggagtgacaaatcctaatctcgaaatacgccaacccaacatgtacctttggagacacctgtagagcacctttataatcacccagttacattgtgacgtttggtagcacacaaagtgttcctccggcaaatgggagttgcataatctcatagtcataggaacatgtataagtcatgaagaaagcaatagcaacatactaaacgatcgggtgctaagctaatggaatgtgtcatgtcaatcagatcattcaccaaatgatgtgatcccgttaatcaaataacaactctttgtccatggttaggaaacataaccatctttgattaacgagctagtcaagtagaggcatactagtgacactctgtttgtctatgtattcacacatgtattatgtttccggttaatacaattctagcatgaataataaacatttatcatgatataaggaaataaataataactttattattgcctctagggcatatttccttcagctttggGGAGAAATCTTTTGGTCCTTCACATGAACAATAGCAGCATTCGAAAGCGAGGGGGCCACCTCCAGAGTAGGCAGATCAGAATCAAAAGCAAAGAAGGCACATCCAGGAAGGCCCGTGCCAtattggaggagagagggggatttCAATCTATTCATGCAATTGACCGTGAGGTGCCCATCAGTTCGGCAAATCAAACAGAAAGGGAGGTTGGTACAACGACATTGGAAGTGATTGGGCTTGTGGCAGGCAAAGCAGGTAAGCGCAGAAGGGTTGCTATGGGAGGCAGAGGATGGGCGGGGATGCgggagggggggaggaggaggcaggatCCCATCCCCCACACCCGGAGAGGAGGAAGAGCCAGGGAAAGGACCGGAGGGGCGACGCGCCGGCCCCACGAAGGAACGATGCGGCGGACGGGCTCCCACACCCGCACCAGCCGGGCGAGGGGAAGGAGGGAAACACCCCGGGGCAGGAGCGCCGCGCCCCGCGCCGTGCACAGGTAGAGAGCCTGAGGAAGAAGAGCCCCCACCaccagaggccaccgccgcctcccatgAATCCACcacaggaggaggagaaggaccAGATCCAGGCTGCGGAGGCCCAGAACCAAGGACGCGCCCCTGCTTCGAGCTCTGCGACCAATCCGGACCCGCAGCCCAGGCCGCACGATCCCGAGCCGCCTGCTCGCAGGCCGCCTGCCCCGCCTCCAGCTTGGAGCGAAGCTCAGCCTCGAGCTCCAGATCCAACACCGACGAGGGCGACGCCTCGCGCGGCCGCTTACAGTCCGACACGACCTCACACGAGGAGCCCGAGATTTGTCCATGGAGAGCACCGCGACAAAGGagaggagaaggggaggaggagggctaGATCTGACGAGACGACGGATGGGAAGGCGATGACGGCGTAGATCTGCAGCGGAAGCCGGAAACCCTAACAGAGGGGGGAAGGAGCCACGAGGGATCCATAAGTACCCGGTCGAGGCCATGCCCGCCTGGGCCCGATGGGTTGAATGGGCCAACGAAGAGGGGGGAGGAGGCAGCACTGCGGGCGCCCTAACTGGGCCAAAAGAAGCTAAAGGGGGAAAGTCAATGATATACGAGAGGGGGGGAGGAGATGGCCCACCTCGCGAGGCAACAACGAGAGGCCCAGCAAGCCCCCAGATGGCCCATCCAGCGGCCCAATAGCCAACGGAGCGGCCACCAGATCTAGGTCAAACGGCACCGACGGCACCAACCGCCCCGGGAGCCCCGCCGCCGGCGGTGCGGCAGACGGGGATGCACcacgcgaggaagatgaagaagaaggtgaAGATGAAGAAGATGGGGAGCCACCAAGCCCCCCATCAGGGGCGGCATCCAGCAGCCCAGACCCAGAAGAAGCAACCGAGCCCTTACCGGCCCTGCCCCGACGACGAGACACCCGGAGCCAGCCAACATCGGGATCCGCGGCAACCAGAGGTCGACCCCTCCCACCAGGAGCAAACTTGCGGGGACGGGGCGCAGGAGGGAGGGCCACTGATCTTACCGGAGCCGCCGACGAACAGCAGGGCGAGGGAGGAGCAGAACACAACTCGTCTTCATCGGAGGCGAGAGCCCAAAAGCGAGATCCCAACGTGGGTAGAGGAGAGGGGGAAGGGGGGGTCGCACCAGCGAGGGGAGAGGAGGACGCCCGGGCCGCCACCGGCGACGGGGAGGGGGAAGGAGGGGCGGAGGAGGGCGGGGAGCGCCACGggcgggaggagggggaggaggacagGAGAGCCATCCCTCGACCGATTGTCGTCGAACCTTGTGATGCTCAATCAATCCAACCACATCAATTCACATGTAGTCATAAGTATTTTTTTCGTTTGAGTTCATCCTTCATATTTTGTTAGAGATGACATTCTTGTAACCACATTTCATTTCTTTCTCTTTCTATATGCTTCGCATCTTTTTTAATCATACATTTGCTTTTAATTAGTTTTACATGTTTTTGTAGCAACTATTAGTAAGGTTCCGCAACACCACGCGGGACATCATCTAGTTTATCATAGATGGTGAACCAATTTTTTTTATACAAATCCAAAATATTCGTTTATTTAAAACAATAGATAGTTTGATCATTTTACAAATTAAATTCGCGGGAAACGGTTATGGGCCGATTTGACCTTTTTTCGCTGCCTCGAGCAACTCTCTCCGTGGTCGGGTTCCTCTCTGTGGGCCGTGCGTGATTTAACTTTAGAGATCATTTTTTttaagcatcagtacagacacaagcgctcatatacacgcgcatacactcacccctatgaacacacacatgcacaccctacctctatgagcaccttcgaaagactgagccggcatatcatcttgagatttacgaagtcaccgtaggcgcctcgtcgttgacggaaacgtctcctcccactgaaagcgtatcgccgaaaatcctgaaataaatccaagaataatgctaTCACCAGGATTTGAATGCTGATGGGTTAAAGATACCACTattcacctaaccaactcaaccacaggttgattcgcgacTTCAGAGATCATTTTGAGACGCCATGGATGCGAGCGCGCCCGGTCAAAAGACCACGTCCCTGTCGTCCGGCCCTGACCCGACCGGCCGAGCCCGAAGACCTCATCGTCCCCgtcccctcccacctctccttTTTTCCGcctccgtccacgccgccgcctccgcaGCAGCCCTCTTCGCCGGGGTGACCTCGGTGCGGCGGCGTTGCGTCCGGACCTCTCTCCGGGGAAGGCGAGGCAGGACGGGCCATCATTTGCCGTAGGGGCGGAGGTCGCGTCGGGGGGAGGGTGCTCTAGGGTTTCCTGCCTCTGCGGCGGGCGGGATGTACGTGCCACGGCCCTCCCGCTCCGATGGTAGCCGAGACGCCGACGAGCAGCCTAGGGTTTACCAGGTTTGGCGCGGAAACAACGTACGTTCTCTCCCtttctcccctcctctgtctcttgTCCATCGCCGTAGGAGGGATTTCGGTCTGGATGTACGAATGTACAGATGCGCTCTATGCGAGTCGCTTAGCTGTCTGTGAAATTGAGTTTTTCTTTcaagagtggctaacttttaacCAGACTAGAAATTTGTTGTGGAGTTCGTCAGAATGGGTTTTCGATAGTCATGTCGGTTTTCGCTCTTGTGCCATGTGAACGTTTGCATTCGAATAAGTGCAAACTCATACCTGTTACTCTGAAATTATCTTTTGACCCATCGCCAGTTTACCACGTACTGTGAATCGGAGATTGATAAATGATCAGTACTGGAGGTACTTGTGAGTTACTTGGATGGCTGCCGCTCTGTGATGGCTGTCACcccagaaaaatggaagtttggttCCATTTGGAAAAgatattttgtttttcttttgttcaTTATCATACAACCGATACATCTGCGAAATAGGTATTTCATTCGGATAAATTCAGGTGAAATATATGTTGAGCAGTACAATCGATGGATTTTAGTTGAAAATTTTATCCACAGTTTTGATGATTGGTCTTTGTCTCTACGATGAACAGCTAACTCCTTGTGAGTTAGTATATGTAAGGATGCCTATGCTTTAGCTGCAACTGATTTCAATTAGTACCTAGGTGAAATGAAACTATGCAAAGTAAGGAGTTGTATGTGTAAAGATGTCACCAATAATAATAAGATTTCTCTTCAATTGCTACCAACGTTGATATGTTCAAGTTGATAATGATGATTTTAGAAAACTTTGTTTCCTGACATCCAAGCCTGCTAGTTTCTCCGCATATTTTTAGTCTTGTGATACTTTTGTTATCCTTGGAGAGTCGTGATTGAGTGCACTTACAATACTTCTTGCTAGCTCTTAGATATGATGGACCTTGTTCATGTTAATATATCATGAGCTTTGTCATATTGTTTAGAAATCATGATAAATTGCATTTTGTTCTCTTTTCTGTACATATGGCTTGATATTGACATATGTTTTCTAGTAGAGCTAAATAGTCAAAATGGTCATTGGTGAAAGATACAAAATTCTTTAGCTTATTAACTTATGATAGCTCAGCTATGCCATCAGCCACTGTTTAGACGATCTTCAACTTAAATCCAATAAAAGCTTAAGCTCCTCCAAAGGGTCTACAGCTTGCAGCACTTCACAGGAAAGCTTTTGTTGCTATTTAGGCTGTACGACTGCTTTGAATTTAGAACATTTAATGTTTGCTATGATTGCTTATTACAACCACATTTGCCaaattttgttgatgacattcctttGCATTTTTCAGGAATTCTTCTTGCAAGGGAGGCTTATATTTGGGCCTGATGCGAGATCCATATTTCTCACTATGTCCCTCATCTTTGTACCAGTGGTGGTGTTCTGTGTATTTGTCGCCAGACACCTCATAAATGACTTTCCTGATCACTGTGGTATCTCAGTGATGGTAGTGGTGGTTGTCTTCACCGTCTATGTAAGCATACTAGTACATCACAAGTCATTAATTATTTATGATTAGAAGCAAAAAAtaaaagctactccctctgttcacaaatgtaagacgttttggcagtttaactgccaaaacgtcttacatttgtgAACATTAAACTGTCAAAATGTCTTACATTTGTGAACAGAGGGTGTATTACCTAACCTTGTAAAATGAAATGGTCCAAGTGAACCTATTTTATTTTGTTTACTGTCTCTGTCTCGTACATAGTACCGTCCTGGTTCTTTCGATGATAGTTTTTGCATCCATTGTAAATGTAAACACAACTGAGCTTCTTTTCCTTTCTAGGATTTGACGCTACTTCTTCTTACATCTGGTAGAGACCCTGGTATAATACCTCGCAATACTCACCCTCCTGAACCTGAAAGCATCTATGGGAGCAATTATATTAGAGGTCAAACACCGCTCCGTTTGCCTCGGACAAGGGATGTTGTTGTAAACGGAATTAGTGTGAAGGTTAAGTATTGTGACACCTGCTTGCTTTACCGACCACCTCGATGCTCACACTGTTCTATCTGCAATAACTGCGTGGAACGGTTTGATCATCATTGCCCATGGGTTGGACAATGCATTGGGCAGGTAAGTTTGGAGATTTGTAACAGTTTGTAATGTATCCTTATTTTGCAAAAGCATGTTGCTTGGGCGTGCTCATAGGTATTTCAAGGTTGCTCTTTGTGCAGACATTTCTGATTGTAGGATTTCTGCTCACTTATCTTCAATATCAGTTGGGTCTAATCATAAGCATATATTTGATGCAGCGTAATTATCGGTTCTTCTACATGTTTGTATTCTCCACCATGTTAATCTGCCTCTACGTATTTGCCTTTTGTTGGGTGTACATAATCAAGATTAGTGATGCTGAGCATTTGTCAATTGGGAGGGCAATGTTAAAGACACCAGCCTCAATTGTTCTGATTGCCTACTGTTTTCTTTGTGTGTGGTTTGTTGGTGGTCTGTCTGTCTTCCATTTCTATCTGATGAGCACAAACCAGGTAGGCGTTGGTTTATTTTAATAACCATCTCCTATTCGTAGTACTTGCAATTCAATAGTTAATCATATACCCATTTCCTTTTGTAGACAACTTATGAAAATTTCAGATACCGCTATGATCGGCGGGCTAACCCCTATAACAGAGGTATTCTGAACAACATTCTAGAGATATTCTGCAGCTCTATTCCTCCTTCAAAGAACAATTTTCGGGCAAGAGTCACGGTAGAGCAAGGTGTAGAACAAGCACGATCTTCATCTGGGGGTTTCATGAGCCCCGACATGGGCAAGGCTGTTGGAGATCTTGAAATGGGCAAGAAGCCAGCGCCTTGGGATGAACCCAGGACGACAGCCGATATTGGCGACTTGGAAGTAGGTCTTGGTGGCATGTTGGATGAGAAAGAGGGCAGAGTAACCCATGCATCCCCAGATGTTAGCCGAGATCAACTTTCCCCGGAGCTTGTGGAAGGCCGAGCTGGCATGCATTCAAGGCATTCAAGCTGGGATCCTAGAGCTGAAACCTCGGAGTCAGTGAACAGCAATTCTGTGCAAACAGCCCCTACCGAGGAAACTAATGGGGGCGGCCATGTTACTACGAGCGGTGCGCATTAGCAATCACAAACGGAATGCTACAGATGAACATTTGAGCTCTGCTTTGCAGTGCGCCATCGATCGTGTTCTGAATGGAGCACCATGTATTTACCAGTTGTGGCAGGATAAGGTCCTGGACGTGTGTAATTCAGAACAGACTTCCCGTTGCTTTCCCGGTGGTGCATCAGACCGTTCAGGCTTCTGTTGTTGTGCGTGTTTGTTGTGATAATAGCTCGAGCTCCCACCCTTCCCGGGTTTGGGTTGATGATGTATCTGCAATGcagttgtgtgtatatatatacaaaTTATGGGACAGTTTGTGTTTGTTCATGATGTGGCTTGTCAGAGTGCCATCGCCCCCCCTGGTTTGACTGAAGGAGGTGAGGCGTATTTAATCAAGATTAAGTATCTCTGAGTGTAATCTGAGCTGTGTTGAATGGCAAGTGAATGTAGGTGTGCAGATTTAGGACGTATTATTCCTACGTCCTAATGAACAAGGGCCCTTAATCGAGCTTGCCAGCTACGTATGCTTTGAAATTCCAAacagggctattgccaagtctgctGGCTCTGGCTGTCTGGCCCCGAGGCCTGAGCCGTCGCAGCAGACAGACGTGCGGGCAAGAACCGGTGTCACGAATCCTGCCGCTCGTAGCCGTTCTTTTTAAATAGTttgaattgcttaccacatgtgtccaCGTTGCCGTTCTACGTCGGCTGGAACGGCAAATCAATCCAAGTCCAGATGCCCAATAGCCTCAGCACAGCAATCAGCGCACATACTATGCAGGCACGTTTCTCGTCTGGAGCCGACCAGGAAGGCCAATATGTGCGGACGATGCGACAGTGGCGCTCTCTCACACcatccgtccatccatccatcctagTACTTGGTCGCCTTGCCGTGCCCTCCCTGTGCGCCATTTCCCATCATAGCCTCGCGTGCATCCACATCAAAATCAAAACGGTGGGTGGCTCCAATCGCATTTAGCAACTGGCAGTAGCATGCATGTAGTAGGAGGATATGTATGTAGACACATTTCAGTATGTTTGTTTATTCATTTTTGTCCGTATGTAGTTTatgttgaaatatccaaaacatcctaTACCTCtctaaatataagactttttaaagatttgaatacggactacatacggatgtatataaacatgatttagagtatagattcatccATTTTACTCTATATGTAGTcggtattgaaatatctaaaaagacttgtatGAAGGAGCATAGGGAGTATTATTCTCGATGAAGTGAAGTGAAGTGCGTGAGAGGTCGGTCGAGAGCATTGCAATTTGCAAGCTAGGTAGGTGAGCTAGGCGATCGATCAAGCATGCTGGTGCAGCTGAGAGCGAGAGGGATCGATCAAGCATATGCATATTGGAGGCTGGCATTGGTAGTGCCCGCAGGCCGCCGCAGTGCATGCATGGTGCCATCCAGCTCAAGTGCCAGGCAGGCCAGCAGCTTTCCTTCCCTCTAGATAGACGGAAACAATTACGATCCAGACTCAAGTACGGCCACGTTGCCATCCAAGACGCATACATGGGAACAAAAGCGAATTTGCGGCCGCTAGTGGCGATAGATCTCATCTCAGGGCTAGTCTAGTCAGAGTGATGTATAGAAGCATAAGCGCCAAGACACGGAGTGAGCAACAGCTACCCTACCCGGCCGGCTATAGTGTGATTCTGCGCCCAAAACTGCATGCAACTTGCCTAGCTAGTCGCCTCCCGCCCGGCGCTGCCTCAGCTCCAACGATCCACCGGCCGGGCCGGTGCACGCGTAGCTGGCCGGCCACCTCACCGCTTCCTAGCTCCATCGACCCCGGCCCTTCGAAACTGCGTCGATCCTTCCTATACCGCCCCGCTTGATCTACTCTGCACGCACACTGTTTTCTCTTCCACCTTGCCACTTGTACCGGGGACGGGCAAATGTGTTGCTTGCCCTGCCCTGCCCTGCCTATGTGCGCCGTGGGGACAAACACTAACAGGATGTTGCCTCGGATTGCAGGGCCTGCATGTCAGTCACTGTCCACCGCCTCGGTGTACACCGAGCAATGTCTCTGTCGTTAGCGCATGTATTTCTGCGACCACTCTCAACGTCAAAACGGCGCATGCCGGTGGGGCCGGTATGTCAGCGACTACTCGGGACGGCGGTTTCCGGTTATACGCTGTTGTTGCCGCCCTAGACTAGCTCTCTCTCACGCCGGACTGAAGGTAGACGAAGCACTTTTTCCGGCGACCAACGCCCCGGCGCTTCAACGCCCCGGCGCTAAAACGCCCTTTTTCCTTTTCAGCTCGCCCCAGTTACATCAGCGATTACAAGGCCTTTTGTAGCCATACAGCGACGCAGCGCCCACGCAACTCCTTCGGCCGATACGCGCACGCACACAACAAACTCCACATGCAGCTTGATCCGTACGTTCCGGTCGCGCGGACGACGCACTCCTATATGCACGACGCGGCTGCCTCCAACGGCCCCTGCTGCATGCACTAACAAACTAACCGAGTCACCTGACTAGCTAGTATCGTACTGAACATCACCTAACGTGATTTACTTTAACATACTTCCCCTAAACCACGATCTCGCCATTGCTGGAGTTGTTGCAACTCCTGTTATTGTCGTCGTCACGGTCGTCACCCAGCCCGCGGACCCGACCCGGCGCATCGACGCCGGTCACACCGCCACGGGCCCGACCTGGCGCACTGACGCCGATCGCATCGTGCTCCGTCACGACCCCGACGACATACGCCAAGCTCCTTCTCCGCCGGCGACACACGTCTGGCGTCCCTCTGcgccccgcacgtcccgcgcgcacccaacgcgcccgacgagcccgatcgcagcagtgcgtcccgcacgtcccgcgcgcatccgacgcgcccgacgagcccgacagcaccagacgctcaccgcgtgccgcctccgcgtccgccatggCAGCCGCCACACCGCGCCTACGTGTCACGCACCTTCCACGGTTGTCGCCCCGAGCCGTCGCGACCTTtgcgccaccacgcaggtccttcGCGACCTCCTCGTCTCCGCGACCGCCGTGCCCTTCGCGCGCACTCCCCACGTCCACGCACTCCCGGCCCGCGCTCCCGCCGCGCACATACGCGATCTGCGCAACCGGGTCCAGCGCCCCTACGTGGTCCGCACCCGCGATCCCGACGTGCCCGCTACGTCTGACGCGCGCCCATACACGCGCCCGACGCGGTGAGCCCGTCGCCGCGGCTTGTTCTGCCACGCTCCACACGCCACCAGCCCGCGCCATGATCGCGCTCCGACGCGACCAACGCGGCCGATCCGGCGTGTCCCGGAGCTTGGCCTTCCCTCCGCCGAGCCACGCCGCGCCACCGCAGCCTCTGCGCCACCGCGCAGgtccgccgcggccgccgcgctctccgcacacccggcATCACCGTGCTCCGCCGCCGCACGGGACGAGCGCCatcgccggcgagctcctccgaacccgatgctctgataccaattgttgttgcCGCCCTAGACTAGCTCTCTCTCACGCCGGACTGAAGGTAGACGAAGCACTTTTTCCGGCGACCAACGCCCCGGCGCTTCAACGCCCCGGCGCTAAAACGCCCTTTTTCCTTTTCAGCTCGCCCAGTTACATCAGCGATTACAAGGCCTTTTGTAGCCATACAGCGACGCAGCGCCCACGCAACTCCTTCGGCCGATACGCGCACGCACACAACAAACTCCACATGCAGCTTGATCCGTACGTTCCGGCCGCGCGGACGACGCACTCCTATATGCACGACGCGGCTGCCTCCAACGGCCCCTGCTGCATGCACTAACAAACTAACCGAGTCACCTGACTAGCTAGTACCGTACTGAACATCACCTAACGTGGTTTACTTTAACATATGGTATCAGAGCCCAAGGCCTGTCATAAGTCGGTGTTGCTCTCCGGTTGGGCCTGGTTGACGCATGTGGGTCGGAAACGCTGGTGATAGCGGACCCGGGATTGcgtaacaattggtatcagagcccagGTGCCCGGAATGAATCTCGGTAGACTCACGGGTGGTCGGTCATGGTTGGTGGGCTGGAAACGCTGGTGTTAGCGGGCCCATGGATGACCGATGTGTGAGGGGGAGATTGTTcggtttagtcccacatcggttgTGGGGGGAGACATAACACGAATTATAAGGGCGGGGGTGTCCCCTCCTAACAGGCTAGTCTTTTGGGGGGAGAGGGCCCAAGGCCTGTCATAAGTCGGTGTTGCTCTCCGGTTGAGCCTGGTTGACGCATGTGGGTCGAAAACGCTGGTGATAGCGGACCCGGAATTGCGTAACAATGTACGCATCTAACCGTT
This portion of the Triticum dicoccoides isolate Atlit2015 ecotype Zavitan chromosome 7A, WEW_v2.0, whole genome shotgun sequence genome encodes:
- the LOC119328375 gene encoding probable protein S-acyltransferase 7 encodes the protein MYVPRPSRSDGSRDADEQPRVYQVWRGNNEFFLQGRLIFGPDARSIFLTMSLIFVPVVVFCVFVARHLINDFPDHCGISVMVVVVVFTVYDLTLLLLTSGRDPGIIPRNTHPPEPESIYGSNYIRGQTPLRLPRTRDVVVNGISVKVKYCDTCLLYRPPRCSHCSICNNCVERFDHHCPWVGQCIGQRNYRFFYMFVFSTMLICLYVFAFCWVYIIKISDAEHLSIGRAMLKTPASIVLIAYCFLCVWFVGGLSVFHFYLMSTNQTTYENFRYRYDRRANPYNRGILNNILEIFCSSIPPSKNNFRARVTVEQGVEQARSSSGGFMSPDMGKAVGDLEMGKKPAPWDEPRTTADIGDLEVGLGGMLDEKEGRVTHASPDVSRDQLSPELVEGRAGMHSRHSSWDPRAETSESVNSNSVQTAPTEETNGGGHVTTSGAH